Proteins found in one Cobetia sp. L2A1 genomic segment:
- the rsgA gene encoding small ribosomal subunit biogenesis GTPase RsgA → MSKRKLSRQQQWRIEKVQAERTQRAEKRESQDRDKLDAGEYGPEQHGRVIAHYGRSLEVESESGSLHRCHLRANLETLVTGDRVIWREASDASGVVVARGARTTELERPDMRGVLKPVAANIDQILIVFAAEPAPQPNLIDRYLIAAEATGITPVLVLNKVDLLPESGGELRDLLGRYEALGYEVVACTTLGEAGLDPLKSQLRDRTSVFVGQSGVGKSSLISILLPKEEVRVGPLSTESRQGMHTTTTAWLYHMPGGGDLIDSPGIREFGLVHLTPEQVTDGFREFHEYLGMCRFRDCKHEKEPGCALLKAVEDGDIGRVRFDSYKKILVSLTES, encoded by the coding sequence ATGAGCAAACGCAAGCTAAGCCGCCAGCAACAATGGCGGATCGAGAAGGTTCAGGCCGAACGCACCCAGCGTGCAGAGAAACGCGAGTCCCAGGACCGCGACAAGCTCGACGCCGGCGAATATGGCCCGGAACAGCATGGACGTGTCATCGCCCACTATGGGCGTAGCCTGGAAGTGGAAAGCGAGTCTGGCAGCCTGCATCGCTGCCATCTGCGCGCCAATCTCGAGACACTAGTGACCGGCGACCGTGTCATCTGGCGCGAAGCGAGCGATGCCAGTGGCGTTGTCGTCGCGCGTGGCGCCCGCACCACCGAGCTTGAGCGCCCCGACATGCGTGGTGTGCTCAAGCCGGTGGCGGCCAATATCGATCAGATCTTGATCGTCTTTGCCGCCGAGCCTGCGCCACAGCCAAACCTGATTGATCGCTATCTTATCGCGGCAGAAGCGACCGGTATCACACCGGTGCTGGTGCTCAACAAGGTCGACCTGCTGCCCGAAAGCGGTGGTGAATTACGCGATCTGTTGGGCCGCTACGAGGCGCTCGGCTACGAGGTGGTCGCCTGTACCACACTGGGTGAAGCCGGCCTTGACCCCTTGAAATCTCAGCTACGTGATCGCACCTCGGTCTTCGTCGGTCAGAGTGGCGTCGGCAAGTCATCGCTGATCAGCATACTGCTGCCGAAAGAAGAGGTGCGCGTTGGTCCGCTTTCGACCGAATCGCGTCAAGGCATGCACACCACCACCACCGCCTGGCTCTATCACATGCCTGGCGGCGGCGATCTGATCGATTCCCCGGGCATCCGTGAGTTTGGTCTGGTTCACCTGACGCCGGAGCAGGTCACTGACGGCTTCCGTGAGTTTCACGAATATCTTGGCATGTGTCGCTTCCGTGATTGCAAGCACGAGAAAGAACCTGGCTGTGCCCTGCTCAAGGCCGTCGAAGATGGCGACATCGGTCGCGTGCGCTTCGATAGTTACAAGAAGATTCTGGTCTCGCTGACCGAGAGCTGA